The following are from one region of the Georgenia sp. M64 genome:
- a CDS encoding VOC family protein, producing the protein MATELFVNLPTTDLERAKAFYTGLGWRINENFTDENAACVVIDDHIYLMILTRDFFATFTDKPIADPRTSLQVETAFSRESRDEVDAILDRALAAGGAEPRPPQDYGFMYARDFEDPDGNLFSALWMHPMAAEQGPEAFMAQQGAGGDGQASQA; encoded by the coding sequence ATGGCCACCGAGCTCTTCGTCAACCTGCCCACCACCGACCTCGAGCGCGCGAAGGCGTTCTACACCGGCCTGGGCTGGCGCATCAACGAGAACTTCACCGACGAGAACGCCGCGTGCGTCGTCATCGACGACCACATCTACCTCATGATCCTCACCCGCGACTTCTTCGCCACCTTCACCGACAAGCCCATCGCCGACCCCCGCACCTCCCTGCAGGTGGAGACGGCGTTCAGCCGCGAGAGCCGCGACGAGGTCGACGCGATCCTCGACCGCGCACTCGCCGCCGGCGGCGCCGAGCCGCGACCGCCCCAGGACTACGGGTTCATGTACGCCCGCGACTTCGAGGACCCGGACGGCAACCTCTTCTCGGCACTGTGGATGCACCCGATGGCCGCGGAGCAGGGACCCGAGGCGTTCATGGCGCAGCAGGGCGCCGGAGGCGACGGGCAGGCGTCGCAGGCCTGA
- the ehuC gene encoding ectoine/hydroxyectoine ABC transporter permease subunit EhuC, giving the protein MDNLDALVAALPSLADGVVITLQLTLGGGALAFVLAVTLGLSARSEVWLVRGAARVLIEFFRGTSLLVQLFWLFYVLPRLGVTLDALLTGVLALGLNYGAYGAEVVRGAISSVPRGQWEAATALSMRPARKLRKIIWPQAWAIMIPSLSNLLVMLLKGTAVAYVILMHDITYVTEQLRRTTNDTFFSYGVGMVLYFLIACAIVLTANAVERRAKRRLGQGPVDTPAPTATVPTATAPAGVMTR; this is encoded by the coding sequence TTGGACAACCTCGACGCACTGGTCGCGGCGCTGCCGAGCCTGGCTGACGGGGTGGTCATCACCCTGCAGCTGACGCTCGGCGGCGGCGCGCTGGCGTTCGTCCTCGCCGTCACCCTGGGCCTGAGCGCGCGCAGCGAGGTCTGGCTGGTGCGCGGCGCGGCCCGGGTGCTCATCGAGTTCTTCCGCGGCACGTCCCTGCTCGTGCAGCTGTTCTGGCTCTTCTACGTCCTGCCCCGGCTCGGCGTCACGCTCGACGCTCTCCTCACCGGCGTGCTCGCCCTCGGGCTCAACTACGGCGCCTACGGCGCGGAGGTCGTGCGCGGGGCGATCAGCTCCGTGCCCCGCGGGCAGTGGGAGGCGGCCACCGCCCTGAGCATGCGGCCCGCCCGCAAGCTCCGGAAGATCATCTGGCCCCAGGCGTGGGCGATCATGATCCCCTCCCTGAGCAACCTGCTGGTGATGCTCCTCAAGGGCACGGCGGTCGCGTACGTCATCCTCATGCACGACATCACCTACGTGACCGAGCAGCTCCGCAGGACGACGAACGACACCTTCTTCTCCTACGGCGTCGGCATGGTGCTGTACTTCCTCATCGCGTGCGCGATCGTCCTCACGGCCAACGCGGTCGAGCGGCGCGCCAAGCGCCGGCTCGGCCAGGGCCCCGTGGACACGCCCGCACCGACGGCAACCGTCCCGACGGCGACCGCCCCGGCAGGGGTGATGACCCGATGA
- the ehuD gene encoding ectoine/hydroxyectoine ABC transporter permease subunit EhuD encodes MSDIWSWERAAEVLPQLLEAFVQVTLLATVLGSALAAVLGLAVALVRRLAPVWIAWPVHAVMEFIRMTPIVIQLLFVYYVFSELDALTIGIAVLGIHYATYMAEVYRSGIDAVPRGQWEAATALSMSPTRTWRKVIIPQALRTTVPALGTWVISMFKDTPFLTVIFVVEMVSRAEVYGSRTFVYVEAFTLAGLIFLAASYPTSVLLRRLEARLARY; translated from the coding sequence ATGAGCGACATCTGGAGCTGGGAGCGCGCGGCCGAGGTGCTGCCGCAGCTGCTCGAGGCCTTCGTCCAGGTCACGCTGCTCGCCACGGTGCTCGGCTCCGCCCTCGCGGCCGTGCTGGGCCTGGCCGTCGCGCTGGTCCGCCGGCTCGCCCCGGTCTGGATCGCATGGCCCGTCCACGCGGTCATGGAGTTCATCCGGATGACCCCGATCGTCATCCAGCTGCTCTTCGTCTACTACGTCTTCAGCGAGCTGGACGCCCTGACCATCGGCATCGCCGTCCTGGGGATCCACTACGCCACCTACATGGCCGAGGTCTACCGCTCCGGGATCGACGCCGTGCCGCGCGGGCAGTGGGAGGCGGCCACCGCGCTGTCGATGTCCCCCACCCGCACCTGGCGCAAGGTGATCATCCCGCAGGCGCTGCGCACCACCGTGCCCGCCCTGGGCACCTGGGTGATCTCGATGTTCAAGGACACCCCCTTCCTCACGGTCATCTTCGTCGTGGAGATGGTCAGCCGGGCGGAGGTGTACGGGTCCCGCACGTTCGTCTACGTCGAGGCCTTCACGCTGGCGGGCCTGATCTTCCTCGCTGCCAGCTACCCCACGTCCGTCCTCCTCAGGAGATTGGAAGCACGCCTTGCACGCTACTGA
- the ehuA gene encoding ectoine/hydroxyectoine ABC transporter ATP-binding protein EhuA: MHATDSPDGATAVPALRFENVVKKFGDHTVLDGLDFEVATGERVTLIGPSGSGKTTILRLVMTLEHLTGGFIHVDGDPLTHELRGGRRVERRPKDVARMTRKIGMVFQQFNLFPNMTVLENITEAPIHVLGRSRSEAERRARELLDQVGLADKADAHPTRLSGGQQQRVAIARALAMDPEILLLDEVTSALDPELVGEVLGVLRDVARSTDITMLIVTHEMQFAAEVSDRVLMFDQGRIVEDAPPGVMFSNPGEERTQAFLQAVL, encoded by the coding sequence TTGCACGCTACTGACAGCCCCGACGGTGCCACCGCCGTCCCCGCCCTGCGGTTCGAGAACGTCGTCAAGAAGTTCGGCGACCACACCGTGCTGGACGGGCTCGACTTCGAGGTGGCGACGGGCGAGCGTGTCACGCTCATCGGCCCCTCGGGCTCGGGCAAGACGACGATCCTGCGTCTGGTGATGACCCTCGAGCACCTCACCGGAGGTTTCATCCATGTCGACGGCGACCCGCTCACGCACGAGCTCCGGGGCGGGCGCCGGGTGGAGCGGCGCCCGAAGGACGTCGCCCGCATGACGAGGAAGATCGGCATGGTCTTCCAGCAGTTCAACCTGTTCCCCAACATGACCGTGCTGGAGAACATCACCGAGGCGCCGATCCACGTGCTCGGGCGGTCCAGGTCCGAGGCCGAGCGGCGGGCGCGCGAGCTGCTCGACCAGGTGGGCCTGGCGGACAAGGCGGACGCGCACCCGACGCGCCTGTCGGGCGGGCAGCAGCAGCGCGTCGCCATCGCGCGCGCCCTGGCGATGGACCCCGAGATCCTGCTGCTGGACGAGGTCACCTCCGCGCTCGACCCCGAGCTCGTCGGCGAGGTGCTCGGCGTCCTCCGTGACGTCGCGCGCAGCACCGACATCACCATGCTCATCGTCACCCACGAGATGCAGTTCGCCGCCGAGGTCTCCGACCGCGTGCTCATGTTCGACCAGGGACGGATCGTGGAGGACGCCCCGCCCGGGGTCATGTTCTCCAACCCCGGCGAGGAGCGGACGCAGGCGTTCCTGCAGGCCGTCCTCTAG